The Syntrophales bacterium region CTGAGCCTTTGTTCCAATTATAATGTGTATCATTATTTAATTGGCTCCGTAGTAGGAATGCCGGATACTCAACATCAGCCGTATTGTGTCCCCATTATGTGCTTTTAAAGCCAGAAAATATCCACCAGTGACTCGACCTGTTTGAATTCCGGATCGGCTGTTACAATTATTCCCTTTTTCTCATGAGATAGAGCAACAACAAAGGCATCGGCATAGGATATTGGGTATCGCGCTTTGATATGCGCTGCTGACAGGACACGAGTCATGGTTGATTCGACGAGTTGTACTGGTAATCCGAATATATCGTGTAAGATGGTGTCCGCAGTACTGCGTCCCAACTTACGTTCGATAATGTATATAATCTCCCCGAGATTTATGGCGCTCATCAGAACAGATATTTCCCCCGCATCCGATTTTTTCAGCAGTTCTCTTACTTTCTGACCGCCCGGCTCGGCCTGTAGATATGCCATAACAGCGAAACTATCGAATATGTAAGTCAGCTTCTTCATGCTTCAGTTCCTCAGCCCTGTCTTTAAGCAACGCTTCCGTCAAGGATGTTTTCCCTGCCAGTTTTCCATACAGTGCTTCAACTGGGTCCGCAATCTCCGGGATAAGGGTTATGCGGTCTTCCTTTGCATGCAATTCAACCATATCACCCGGCTTCAGGCAAAAGCGTTTTCTCAACGCTGCCGGGATTACGATCCAGCCCTTGGCAGAGACTTTTGCTTTCATGATATCTGAAGATTTCATAGATTCCTCCATCAAGCAAAATGTTATACATAAGTGTCGATTAAAGTATAACGTTTAAAGATGGCCATGTCAAATCTTCTCTGTCTGGGTACACGATCCCGATTTGATGAGACTAAATCGGGTCATGTCCCCGACGCCGGTCATTTCTCGTCCGTTCTGTCAAACCGGAGCTGTGCCACCTGTTCCGATACAAGGCCCACCATGAATATGACGACAGACACCGTCATCAACATGGCTGAGGTAGGACCATAGCCTCCTCCAAAGACAAATACCTTGAAAAGTCCATAACAAAAACCAAGCAGAAACATTGTCATGCTAACAGGCAGAAACACCCTCATGGGTGAAAAAAGTGTGGCGATCTTGATGATAATCAAGAAAAAGCGAGAGCCATCTCTTATCAGTTTTATCTTGCTTTTGCCCACGCGGCGGGTTGTCTTTATGGGCACGTACACGAGACTGTATCCGGAACGTACCACTGCCATGGTGATGGTTGTCGGGTAGGAAAAGGTGTTGGGTAACAGTGATACAAAGCGGCGGGCAATATCCGTTCTTATCGCTCTGAATCCTGATGTCAGGTCTTCTATCCTGCGTTTGCACATGTACGTAGCGAACCAGTTGTAGATCCTGTTTGCCACTGTCCGGTGGAAGGAGGCCTTCGAATCGCCCGTCCGCGCACCAACTGCCATGTCATAGGCATCCATCTTTTCCAGCAGGCGAGGTATGTCTTCGGGGGAATGCTGTCCATCTCCATCAAGCATTACCAGAGTTCCACCGTGTGCTTCCCGGATACCTGTCTTTACTGCGGCGCCGTTTCCTATATTATACGGGTGGGAAATAACTCGGGCATCTGCTTCTTTTGCTCTCTTTGCCGTCTCATCATCTGATCCATCGTCCACGACAATAATTTCGTAGTGATAATCAAGTGCATTCATCACCTGATGAACTCTTTCAACGACGCCTTTTATAGATTCTGCTTCACGATAGACAGGAATGATGATACTAACTTCGCATAAGAAATCAGCTTTATCCTCTTTTGGTTCTATAAAATCAGGCTTCTTCACCATTATATGTTCTCCTTGAACAAATAAAGGGCCGATGCCTTCATCGGCCTTAGAAAGTCCCTACTCATATAACGTAAGAACACTCATCATAGCAAGCAAGAAATTTATCGCAAATATGATATTGGGGGATTTAAGTTGGCCTTTACATTATGCTTCTTCTTCTGCTAAAGGGATTAATCAATGTGCGACACGATGATTTATGAACATCGGTAAATTTTAGCAATGATCAACAACGAAACGAAAAAAACTTCCTCTTTCACTTTACGCCGCGAGGGTGTAATTTGTCTATTCCTTGTCATAGTTACACTTGCCGTTTACTGGCAGGTCGGGAACCATGCATTCGTTAACTATGATGATATTAAATATGTTACTGAAAATCGTCATGTTCAGGCAGGGCTTACCTTAAAAAGCGTAAAATGGGCGTTCACTGCCACTCATGCCAGTAACTGGCATCCGCTGACCTGGCTGTCTCACATGGCAGATTGTCAGATTTACGGATTAAATCCGAGGGGTCATCACCTCACCAATGTGCTTTTTCATATTTTAAATTCAATACTGCTTTTTATAATCTTAAGGAGAATAACGGGTTCTCTCTGGAAAAGCGCCTTTGTTGCGGCACTATTCGCCCTACATCCTCTCCATGTGGAGTCGGTTGCCTGGGTGGCGGAACGCAAAGACGTCCTGAGTACATTCTTCTGGATGCTGACAATGGGAAGTTACATCTGGTATGTTGAACGTCCGGGTACAAGCAGATATTTGCTGGTTCTTTTGTTGTTTATTCTGGGCCTTATGGCAAAACCCATGCTTGTGACCCTGCCATTTGTGTTGCTTCTTTTAGACTACTGGCCCCTTGGACGCTTTCAGGTCAAAAAAACGGATCCCGTTCAACTCTCAGATGCCCCCCCCCCGAAAGATACTAAAGGCAAAAAAAGGGAATCCCAACAACATCCCCTAAAAAACGCAGCACAAACAAATAAAATTACAGGGTCCGATTATCAGTGGTCACGTGCACTCCCGCTTATTCGGGAAAAAATCCCCTTCTTCGTTCTTGCCGCAACATCAAGTGTTGTAACCTTTTTTGTCCAGCAAAGCGGAGGCGCCGTTCGTTCTTTTGATGTATTGCCGCTTACCGTCAGGATTTTCAATGCCCTCGTTTCATACGTAAGCTATATCGGAAAGATGATCTGGCCTTTAAACCTGGCAGTCCTCTATCCTTATTACGGCATGCCGGCAGGTTGGAAGATTGCAGGGGCCTGTTTGTTGCTTGCATTCATATCCTTCATGGCTATCCGTATGATGAGGCAGCTTCCATATTTTATAATCGGATGGCTCTGGTACCTGGGAACTCTCGTGCCGGTAATCGGGATAGTACAGGTAGGATCGCAGGCTATGGCCGATCGGTACACCTATGTGCCGCTCATCGGTATTTTTATCATTATCGTCTGGGGTGTTTCTGATCTTGCAGCCCGATGGCGCTATCGAAAGGAAGTGTTTGTCGTAACATCGGCGATCCTCCTCTCTATTTTAACAGGCATAACATTGTTTCAGTTAAGACATTGGACCAATAGTATTACACTATTTAAACATGCAATTAATGTTACTGATAACAACGCAGTTGCGCATAATAACCTCGGGTTTGCGTTGTTTGGGCATGGAAGAACAGCTGAGTCTATTAACCACTACAATGAAGCATTAAAAATAAATCCTGACTATCTGCTAGCCCACATGAATCTTGGAAGCGTGCTGGCTGCGCAGGGAAGGACGGCTGAGGCCATCGACCGCTACAATGAAGCATTAAAAATAAATCCTGACAATGCGAAAGTACATAACAACCTGGGAAGTGCTTTAATTGAACAGAATAAAACTGCTGAGGCCATTGACCATTACACCAAGGCATTAAAAATAAATCCTGACTATGCTGATGTACACTACAATTGGGGAAATGCTTTAGCCAAGGAGGGAAGATTAGAGGAAGCGGTTAGCCATTATCACGAAGCACTGCGGATAAATCCTGACAATGCTGAAGCGCACAACAACTTGGGAAATGCTCTATTCAAGCAGGGAAAATTAGATGAAGCGGTTAGCCATTATTATGAGGCACTGCGGATAAATCCTGACGCTGCACAAACCCGTGCAAATCTCAAAGCGGTGTTAGCATATGTGCAGGAAACCGATAAGGATATTAAAAGACTCCAAAAATTAATTGAAGTTAACCCGGGAAATCCCGAACTCCATTATGATCTGGGAAACTTCTATTACAAGAAAAGAAACCTGGACGAAGCCATTTATCAATATCAGAAAGCACTATCAATTCAACCGGATGCCGTGAACATTTTGAATAATTTAGCCATTGCGTATATGACCAAAAAAGAATATGAAAAAGCCGTCGCTACATTTGATAAAATGGTAGAGCTTCAGCCGGACAATGCCGATATCTATTATAACATTGCCTGTATGTACTCAATACAGAACAAAATAGAAAAAT contains the following coding sequences:
- a CDS encoding type II toxin-antitoxin system VapC family toxin → MKKLTYIFDSFAVMAYLQAEPGGQKVRELLKKSDAGEISVLMSAINLGEIIYIIERKLGRSTADTILHDIFGLPVQLVESTMTRVLSAAHIKARYPISYADAFVVALSHEKKGIIVTADPEFKQVESLVDIFWL
- a CDS encoding AbrB/MazE/SpoVT family DNA-binding domain-containing protein; protein product: MKSSDIMKAKVSAKGWIVIPAALRKRFCLKPGDMVELHAKEDRITLIPEIADPVEALYGKLAGKTSLTEALLKDRAEELKHEEADLHIR
- a CDS encoding glycosyltransferase family 2 protein translates to MVKKPDFIEPKEDKADFLCEVSIIIPVYREAESIKGVVERVHQVMNALDYHYEIIVVDDGSDDETAKRAKEADARVISHPYNIGNGAAVKTGIREAHGGTLVMLDGDGQHSPEDIPRLLEKMDAYDMAVGARTGDSKASFHRTVANRIYNWFATYMCKRRIEDLTSGFRAIRTDIARRFVSLLPNTFSYPTTITMAVVRSGYSLVYVPIKTTRRVGKSKIKLIRDGSRFFLIIIKIATLFSPMRVFLPVSMTMFLLGFCYGLFKVFVFGGGYGPTSAMLMTVSVVIFMVGLVSEQVAQLRFDRTDEK
- a CDS encoding tetratricopeptide repeat protein, with amino-acid sequence MINNETKKTSSFTLRREGVICLFLVIVTLAVYWQVGNHAFVNYDDIKYVTENRHVQAGLTLKSVKWAFTATHASNWHPLTWLSHMADCQIYGLNPRGHHLTNVLFHILNSILLFIILRRITGSLWKSAFVAALFALHPLHVESVAWVAERKDVLSTFFWMLTMGSYIWYVERPGTSRYLLVLLLFILGLMAKPMLVTLPFVLLLLDYWPLGRFQVKKTDPVQLSDAPPPKDTKGKKRESQQHPLKNAAQTNKITGSDYQWSRALPLIREKIPFFVLAATSSVVTFFVQQSGGAVRSFDVLPLTVRIFNALVSYVSYIGKMIWPLNLAVLYPYYGMPAGWKIAGACLLLAFISFMAIRMMRQLPYFIIGWLWYLGTLVPVIGIVQVGSQAMADRYTYVPLIGIFIIIVWGVSDLAARWRYRKEVFVVTSAILLSILTGITLFQLRHWTNSITLFKHAINVTDNNAVAHNNLGFALFGHGRTAESINHYNEALKINPDYLLAHMNLGSVLAAQGRTAEAIDRYNEALKINPDNAKVHNNLGSALIEQNKTAEAIDHYTKALKINPDYADVHYNWGNALAKEGRLEEAVSHYHEALRINPDNAEAHNNLGNALFKQGKLDEAVSHYYEALRINPDAAQTRANLKAVLAYVQETDKDIKRLQKLIEVNPGNPELHYDLGNFYYKKRNLDEAIYQYQKALSIQPDAVNILNNLAIAYMTKKEYEKAVATFDKMVELQPDNADIYYNIACMYSIQNKIEKSLESLKKAVEKGYDNWDIIKTDQDLENIRNTSFYKELMSNR